One region of Permianibacter fluminis genomic DNA includes:
- a CDS encoding PLP-dependent cysteine synthase family protein, translating into MRAAQRLWVAQAIERIEADFQRSADTHLIPLPLPGFPSIDLYFKDESTHPSGSLKHRLARSLLLFGLCNGDIHADTTLVEASSGNTAVSEAYFARLLGLPFVAVMPRTTSPEKVRAIHFYGGSCHFVESPAQVYADATRIASERKGHYLDQFSNAERVTDWRSNNNIAEAIFQQMQREPHPLPRWLVCSAGTGGTSATLGRYLRYRRHDTELCVADPEHSVFYACWQQQRRTLTCTEPSRIEGIGRPRCEPSFMPQLIDHMVKVPDAASVAAVRELERLLDRRVGGSTGTQFIAALELMQQMRARGETGSVVTLICDSGERYAHTLFNDDWVHQQAFDLPHWCQRIGQLLAGDAAPLLAPRGD; encoded by the coding sequence GTGAGGGCCGCGCAGCGACTCTGGGTGGCGCAAGCGATCGAGCGCATCGAGGCGGACTTTCAACGCTCCGCCGATACCCATTTGATCCCGCTGCCGTTGCCCGGTTTTCCCAGCATTGATTTGTACTTCAAGGACGAATCGACTCATCCGAGTGGTTCATTGAAGCATCGGCTGGCGCGGTCGCTGCTGCTGTTTGGTTTGTGCAACGGCGACATCCACGCCGACACCACCTTGGTTGAAGCCTCTAGCGGCAACACCGCCGTTTCGGAGGCGTATTTTGCCCGGCTGTTGGGTTTGCCGTTTGTCGCGGTGATGCCGCGAACCACCTCGCCCGAAAAAGTGCGGGCGATTCATTTCTATGGTGGCAGCTGTCATTTTGTCGAGTCGCCGGCGCAGGTCTATGCCGACGCCACCCGCATTGCCAGCGAGCGCAAAGGCCACTATCTGGATCAATTCAGCAACGCCGAACGGGTGACCGATTGGCGCAGCAACAACAATATCGCCGAAGCCATTTTTCAGCAGATGCAGCGCGAGCCGCACCCGTTGCCGCGCTGGCTGGTGTGCAGTGCCGGCACGGGAGGTACCTCCGCCACGCTCGGTCGCTACCTGCGTTACCGCCGGCACGACACCGAACTTTGCGTCGCCGATCCGGAGCACTCGGTGTTTTATGCGTGCTGGCAGCAGCAACGCCGCACGCTGACCTGCACCGAACCTTCACGCATCGAGGGCATTGGTCGGCCGCGCTGTGAGCCTTCGTTTATGCCGCAGCTCATCGACCACATGGTGAAAGTGCCGGACGCTGCCAGCGTCGCGGCGGTGCGTGAGCTGGAGCGGCTGCTGGATCGGCGCGTCGGTGGCTCGACCGGCACCCAATTCATTGCTGCACTGGAGCTGATGCAGCAGATGCGCGCACGCGGCGAAACCGGCTCGGTAGTGACGCTGATCTGCGACAGCGGCGAGCGCTACGCGCATACGCTGTTCAACGATGACTGGGTGCACCAGCAAGCATTTGATTTGCCGCATTGGTGCCAGCGCATTGGTCAGTTGCTGGCGGGCGATGCGGCGCCGTTGTTGGCGCCGAGAGGTGATTAG
- a CDS encoding sodium-dependent bicarbonate transport family permease: protein MSALLDPVILFFVLGLLAGVVGSKLDVPSAIVRFLSIYLLMAIGLKGGIALAEAGLSKPVLVTLAGAMLLAFAIPLLAHQIVKRLTDPYNAAALAATYGSVSAVTFITANQFLGYAGVPFGGHMTVALVVMETPAVIMGLWLATRTRHQLGHSEASAAHAHTPLGMLRECLTDGGQVILLGSLVIGFVVGPTGAEPLLPLIKWLFKGLLAIFLLDMGWQVAQHLPNARKQSPWLLIYAVVAPMLHALLAIGFAWATGMSIGDATLLAVLAASASYIVVPAVVRDAIPEASPAVFLGMSLGVTFPFNILIGIPLYYGMASAVLG, encoded by the coding sequence CGGTTCGAAACTGGACGTGCCCTCGGCCATCGTCCGCTTCCTGTCCATCTACCTGCTGATGGCCATCGGCCTGAAAGGCGGCATTGCGCTCGCCGAGGCCGGGCTCAGCAAGCCGGTGCTGGTGACGCTGGCCGGCGCCATGCTGCTGGCCTTTGCCATTCCCCTGCTCGCGCACCAGATCGTCAAGCGTCTGACCGACCCGTACAACGCGGCTGCACTTGCCGCGACCTATGGCTCGGTGAGCGCAGTGACCTTCATCACCGCCAACCAATTCCTCGGCTATGCCGGCGTACCGTTCGGCGGTCACATGACGGTGGCGTTGGTGGTGATGGAAACCCCGGCGGTGATCATGGGTCTGTGGCTGGCAACCCGGACGCGGCACCAGCTCGGCCACAGTGAAGCGAGTGCCGCGCATGCGCATACGCCACTCGGCATGTTGCGCGAATGCCTGACCGATGGCGGTCAGGTGATTCTGCTCGGCAGCCTGGTGATTGGTTTCGTGGTTGGCCCGACTGGCGCCGAACCGCTGCTGCCGCTGATCAAATGGTTGTTCAAAGGCCTGCTGGCGATTTTCCTGCTCGACATGGGCTGGCAAGTAGCGCAGCACCTGCCGAACGCGCGCAAACAATCACCATGGCTGCTGATTTACGCGGTTGTCGCGCCCATGCTGCACGCGCTGCTCGCGATTGGTTTTGCCTGGGCGACCGGCATGAGCATCGGCGATGCCACCCTGCTCGCCGTGCTCGCTGCCAGCGCTTCCTACATCGTGGTGCCGGCAGTCGTGCGCGATGCGATTCCGGAAGCGAGCCCGGCGGTGTTTCTTGGCATGTCACTCGGCGTGACCTTTCCGTTCAATATCCTGATTGGCATACCGCTGTATTACGGCATGGCGAGTGCAGTGTTGGGCTGA